The sequence below is a genomic window from Sparus aurata chromosome 6, fSpaAur1.1, whole genome shotgun sequence.
ATGAATTGATTGAAGCAAAGCGCACTTTCAGAACACTAGACGGTCGGGATATACTGATCATCCACCACCAGGGAGCCTTCTTTGCTATGGACTCCTATTGTTATCGTGAGTACCATCCCTCTTGTGCTGAGCTGTGAACAGCTGCTGGTTATTagaaagtgaaagtgtgtgCATCTGTGACTTTATCCAACAATATGTGCTCCTGTCAGACATGTTATTTCAATCAAGTCTCAAGCAAATCCCAAGTCACTTTTTCCTGGACAAATCAAGTCCGGTGGAGTCCTTAGTTGAGCAAGTCAAGTCACTTTTTCCCCTCGTTCAgtattctgtctttttaaagagAACAAGACAAGGGTATTAGTGCCTGCACAGACATGAATGAAAGTGGGAAAGCGCATGTTTTCCTTAATTTCTTCTCAgtcaaaaaacataaacataaaatgacCACAGACAAGTCATTCAAGTCATCAAGTCTAAGGTTAAGTCATGTCACAAGTCTTACAAGGAGacacattatgctcattttcaggttcataattttattttgggttactactagaataggtttaaatgctttagtgctcaaaagcacatcagttttctcctctgtccTGTGCTGCAGCGCTGTATTCCCCCCCTgcctgaaacgctctgtttatgctcctgtctctttaaggtcccccTCATGAATACCcactctcctctgattggtcacctCAAAAATGCCTGACCCAATAACACTAACAACGACAAAGctgctgtgctaaatcaattcttacatgccaaactagccactaggcataaattatgcaaatatttgacatggtgacatagtgtgatgtcacaaagggACAGAAATAAAGGCGGGACTCCTGAGGAGGTGTTTCaggggcagtgttttctgtgggaaagagcAGCTTCCGTTGGGGCAGACATCAGGCTTTTTAACACGCAAGATCTTTGCCATGCACTAGAACATATATACGGTAAAATGATGAACAAGAGGAAAAATGTCTTTGTCTCCTTTATTTTCCAAGTctcaagtcatttattttctgtcaagaCGAGCTGCAAAACTCGAGGCTGAGTCACAATGACTCGAGTCCACATCTCTTGATCAAAACTGTTGTTGGCAATTGCTTAGTTTTAGTGAACAATTCAAATTAGCTTTCGTGGGACATTTAACACTGAGCTGAACTACTTTGTTATCCATAGGACATTTTCGCACATATTAGCTCTAAAGTGTGTCCAGTCAGCAAAAGGTTAGTGTGCTGTAAGCTGTTTGCTTATTCTGCAATACACTGATCCTCTTCCCCTCTGACAGATTCTGGGGGAATGCTGCAGAATGGAGACATTGAGGTGAGATTTACCAATCTTACAAgtatgtaaaaataataaagaatcCAACATTTTTAGCCATTTAAGTTCAAGAACCGGACtgtacttttgtgtttttattgaattcATGCTTTCATAGGCTATCCCATCTGCAACTGCTAGGCTGTGGCATAGCGGACAATTAACATATCAAACCTGCATAACATTAAGATAATGTTATGCTAATGGTGTCAGGCCCAAATGACCTACACTAATCCTGCATGAGGTTGTTTACCTGTTTTCTTTCAACACGCTCACAGGAATTTGATGGCAAGATGTGCATCGTTTGTCCAAGGCACAAGTTCAAGATCTCTCTGGCCAAGGGGGAGGGCATTTACAAGGCCAGCGACCCCAGGGAAAAGCCGCTTGTGCCCAGATGGTACTCCAAAGGTGTGAAACAGCGGACCCACACTGTCACCGAGACCAACGGGGATGTCTACGTCAGGCTCTCTACGGAGTCGTGCTGGATCGACTCAGACTACTACCAGGGAGAGAAGGGCAAGATAGAGAGGGCCAAAGCGGAGGAGGATGACGAGGATACACCTTATGTAGACGAATGAGGATGGGCATCCCGATACAGTTAGTGCTCTACTTCAAGTAATCACTTTGGCTTGCATGGCCTTAAACAATGAGCTTTTTTTATGTGTTATGGTTTGTTTAAAATTCTAAATGACATTTGTTTTAGGGGCTTTCTTGTTGTTTACATGatttt
It includes:
- the rfesd gene encoding Rieske domain-containing protein; the encoded protein is MFKAFLKGLGKPNGELHFVGKKDELIEAKRTFRTLDGRDILIIHHQGAFFAMDSYCYHSGGMLQNGDIEEFDGKMCIVCPRHKFKISLAKGEGIYKASDPREKPLVPRWYSKGVKQRTHTVTETNGDVYVRLSTESCWIDSDYYQGEKGKIERAKAEEDDEDTPYVDE